A stretch of the Clostridium fungisolvens genome encodes the following:
- a CDS encoding UxaA family hydrolase, which translates to MKSVLKINENDNVVVALMDLDKDQTIEVDGKVITLKEDVKRGHKIAIKEIGVDEDIVKYGFPIGHAITPVLEGQWIHTHNTKTNLDGIKDYSFNQKLLDNIYKNQALTFKGYKRANGSVGIRNELWIVPTVGCVNGMADRMLDRLKKEIEELGIDNTLVLKHNYGCSQLGDDHVTTRTILGDAVKHPNAGGVLVLGLGCENNNMVDFKKSLGEYDENRVKFLVSQEVSDELEEGVKLLKELYENMKNDVREEVPLSELKVGLKCGGSDGFSGITANPLVGRFSDFLVAQGGTTILTEVPEMFGAETLLMDRALDEEVFDKVVHLINDFKEYFIRYDQPVYENPSPGNKAGGITTLEDKSLGCTQKAGTATVVDVLKYGETLKEKGLNLLSAPGNDLVAASALASAGCQMVLFTTGRGTPFGSYVPTLKISTNTQLFELKPHWIDFNAGSLLEDKNSEEVLKEFIDYIISVASGELANNEKNDFRELAIFKTGVTL; encoded by the coding sequence ATGAAAAGTGTTCTTAAAATAAATGAAAATGATAATGTAGTTGTAGCATTAATGGACTTAGATAAAGATCAAACTATAGAAGTAGACGGAAAAGTTATTACTCTAAAAGAAGACGTTAAAAGAGGCCATAAAATTGCTATAAAAGAAATAGGCGTTGACGAAGACATAGTAAAGTATGGATTTCCAATAGGTCATGCAATTACTCCTGTATTAGAAGGACAATGGATTCATACACACAACACTAAAACTAATCTTGACGGAATAAAAGATTATAGCTTCAATCAAAAATTATTGGATAACATTTATAAGAATCAAGCTTTAACATTCAAAGGTTATAAGAGAGCAAACGGCAGTGTTGGGATAAGAAATGAACTATGGATTGTTCCGACAGTTGGATGTGTAAATGGAATGGCAGACAGAATGTTAGATAGGCTTAAGAAGGAAATTGAAGAATTAGGAATAGATAATACTCTAGTACTTAAGCACAATTATGGATGTTCACAGCTTGGTGATGACCATGTGACTACAAGAACTATACTAGGTGATGCTGTAAAACATCCAAATGCAGGTGGAGTTTTAGTTCTTGGTCTTGGTTGTGAAAACAATAATATGGTTGATTTCAAAAAATCTTTAGGTGAATATGATGAGAACAGAGTTAAGTTTCTAGTTTCACAAGAAGTTTCTGATGAACTAGAAGAAGGCGTGAAACTATTAAAAGAGCTATATGAAAATATGAAGAATGATGTTAGGGAAGAAGTTCCACTATCTGAATTAAAAGTAGGACTTAAGTGTGGAGGATCCGATGGATTCTCAGGAATTACTGCAAATCCTCTAGTAGGGAGATTTTCAGATTTCCTTGTAGCACAAGGTGGAACTACTATTTTAACAGAAGTTCCTGAAATGTTTGGAGCAGAAACACTGCTTATGGATAGAGCTTTAGACGAAGAAGTATTTGATAAAGTAGTTCACTTAATAAACGATTTTAAGGAATACTTTATAAGATATGATCAACCAGTATATGAAAATCCTTCACCAGGAAACAAGGCTGGTGGTATAACAACTCTTGAAGATAAATCTTTAGGTTGCACACAAAAAGCTGGTACAGCTACAGTAGTGGATGTGCTTAAATATGGTGAAACACTTAAGGAAAAAGGATTAAACTTGTTAAGTGCACCAGGAAATGACTTAGTTGCTGCTTCTGCTTTAGCATCGGCAGGTTGTCAAATGGTACTATTCACAACTGGTAGAGGAACTCCATTTGGATCCTATGTTCCTACATTAAAGATATCAACAAATACACAATTATTTGAACTTAAACCTCACTGGATTGACTTTAATGCAGGAAGTCTTCTCGAAGATAAGAACTCAGAAGAAGTTCTTAAGGAATTCATCGACTACATAATAAGTGTAGCTAGTGGAGAACTTGCAAATAATGAAAAAAATGATTTTAGAGAATTAGCTATATTCAAAACAGGTGTAACTCTTTAA
- a CDS encoding tagaturonate reductase: MKLNRETFKEYKQYPEKVLQFGEGNFLRAFVDWQIDKMNKEADFNGSVVVVQPIEFGLVDKLNEQDGLYTLYLQGIKDGKAVKEHEVINSISRGINPYTQYDEYLRVAENPELRFIISNTTEAGIAFDENDKLEDRPQKSFPGKLTALLYNRFKAFAGAKEKGLIIIPCELIDKNGEKLKAIILKYAELWNLGEEFVAWINEANTFCGSLVDRIVPGYPRDTIKEITEELGYEDNLVNVGEQFHLWVIEGPAWIGNELPVAKAGLNTIFVEDMTPYRTRKVRILNGAHTALVPVSYLYGLETVGESVDHEVIGQFIKGVVYGEIIPTLDLPQEELEYFAGAVLERFQNPFVNHYLMSIALNSMSKFETRDLPSLLEYINRKGELPKKLVFSLAALIEFYKGKRGEEAIALADDADILDLYKTAWGSCDGSEAGLRSVVTTVLGYEKNWKMNLNEVKGLTDAVTYYLAKIETLGIKEALKEVM, from the coding sequence ATGAAATTAAATAGGGAAACTTTTAAAGAGTACAAACAATATCCAGAAAAAGTTTTACAATTCGGAGAAGGTAACTTCTTAAGAGCATTTGTAGATTGGCAAATAGATAAAATGAATAAAGAAGCAGATTTTAACGGTAGTGTAGTTGTAGTACAACCTATAGAATTTGGTTTAGTTGATAAATTAAATGAACAAGACGGATTATACACACTTTATTTACAAGGAATAAAGGATGGAAAGGCTGTTAAAGAACATGAAGTTATAAACAGCATTAGCAGAGGAATAAATCCATATACTCAATATGATGAATACTTAAGAGTTGCAGAAAACCCAGAATTAAGATTTATAATATCAAACACAACTGAAGCAGGAATAGCTTTTGATGAAAATGATAAGTTAGAAGACAGACCACAAAAAAGCTTCCCAGGTAAATTAACAGCTTTACTATACAACAGATTTAAGGCTTTTGCTGGAGCTAAAGAAAAAGGTCTAATAATAATACCATGTGAACTAATCGATAAAAATGGTGAAAAACTTAAAGCTATAATCCTTAAGTATGCTGAACTTTGGAACTTAGGTGAAGAATTTGTAGCTTGGATAAATGAAGCTAACACTTTCTGTGGAAGTTTAGTTGACAGAATTGTACCTGGATATCCAAGAGATACAATAAAAGAAATAACAGAAGAATTAGGATATGAAGATAACCTAGTAAATGTTGGAGAACAATTCCATCTGTGGGTAATTGAAGGACCAGCATGGATCGGAAATGAATTACCAGTTGCAAAAGCAGGTCTTAACACTATATTTGTTGAAGATATGACTCCATACAGAACAAGAAAGGTTAGAATATTAAATGGTGCCCATACTGCTTTAGTACCAGTATCGTATCTTTATGGATTAGAAACAGTTGGTGAATCAGTTGATCATGAAGTTATAGGTCAGTTTATAAAGGGAGTTGTTTATGGCGAAATAATCCCTACATTAGATTTACCACAAGAAGAGTTAGAGTACTTTGCAGGTGCAGTACTTGAAAGATTCCAAAACCCATTTGTAAATCACTATTTAATGAGCATAGCATTAAACTCAATGTCTAAGTTTGAAACTAGAGATTTACCTTCATTACTAGAATACATAAACAGAAAAGGAGAACTTCCTAAGAAATTAGTATTCTCACTTGCTGCTTTAATAGAGTTCTATAAAGGTAAGAGAGGCGAAGAAGCTATAGCTCTAGCTGATGATGCAGATATATTAGATTTATATAAAACTGCATGGGGAAGCTGCGATGGTAGTGAAGCTGGATTAAGAAGTGTTGTTACTACAGTTCTTGGATATGAAAAGAATTGGAAGATGAACTTAAATGAAGTTAAAGGCTTAACTGACGCTGTTACTTATTACCTTGCTAAAATAGAAACACTAGGAATTAAGGAAGCACTTAAAGAAGTTATGTAA
- a CDS encoding LacI family DNA-binding transcriptional regulator, with the protein MSITIKDIAKLANVSHTTVSRALNNSPLINEETKAKIKAIAEELNYVPNYSAKSLVLDKSYTIGLFFSSISRGTSPSFFYEIVRGVNSVIKENYNLVVRGIDDYKDFSGINNKRFDGIVLMSQSDKDNEFIYHVWQRQIPLIVLNREIEGNSLINILSDDEEGAFKAASYLIENNHKDIAIIEGKEEFKSSKKRKDGFLKALLNNNIPVRGEYLVRGNYDIKSGYGAMKKLLDLPNKPTAVFCSNDDMAIGAIKAVFEKGLSVPKDISIVGFDNIGFAEYATPALTTVKRPMEEISIIGGRTIIDLIDKKDYKGEKVYIKTELMIRESARKL; encoded by the coding sequence ATGAGCATAACTATAAAAGATATAGCAAAATTGGCGAATGTATCGCATACCACTGTATCTAGAGCGCTAAATAATAGTCCTCTAATTAATGAAGAAACAAAAGCTAAGATCAAGGCAATAGCAGAGGAACTTAATTATGTTCCAAACTATAGTGCAAAAAGTCTAGTTTTGGATAAGTCTTATACTATTGGATTATTCTTCTCTAGTATAAGCAGAGGAACATCTCCAAGTTTTTTCTATGAAATAGTAAGAGGCGTAAATAGTGTAATAAAAGAAAACTATAATTTAGTAGTAAGAGGTATAGACGACTACAAGGATTTTTCAGGAATTAATAATAAAAGATTTGATGGAATTGTGCTTATGAGTCAAAGTGATAAGGATAATGAATTCATATATCATGTATGGCAAAGACAGATACCACTTATTGTTTTAAATAGAGAAATCGAAGGTAATTCTTTAATAAACATACTATCAGATGACGAAGAAGGAGCTTTTAAGGCAGCTAGTTATTTGATAGAAAATAACCATAAAGATATAGCTATTATAGAGGGAAAAGAAGAATTTAAATCATCTAAGAAGAGAAAAGATGGATTTTTAAAAGCTTTGTTAAATAATAATATTCCAGTAAGAGGAGAATATTTGGTTAGAGGAAACTACGATATAAAGAGCGGTTATGGGGCCATGAAAAAATTACTTGATCTTCCTAACAAGCCAACAGCAGTATTTTGTTCAAATGATGATATGGCTATCGGAGCTATAAAAGCTGTTTTTGAAAAAGGGCTTTCAGTACCTAAGGATATATCAATAGTAGGTTTCGATAACATAGGTTTTGCAGAGTATGCTACCCCTGCACTAACTACAGTAAAGAGACCTATGGAAGAGATAAGTATAATAGGTGGAAGAACAATAATAGATTTAATTGACAAAAAAGACTATAAAGGTGAGAAAGTATATATAAAAACCGAACTTATGATTAGGGAATCAGCACGTAAGTTATAA
- a CDS encoding IS1 family transposase, with the protein MLQHDVQLKKFDLHTNKMLKRDFYKDRVVEVCPICESTWYIKYGFYNGIQRYKCKVCEKTFSRTTNSLWSYSKKNARTWLEFTELMTENKTLKFCAEKLNISIGTAFYWRHKILQALSLDSTPDSLSGVVHVGKVILKENFKGCRNAEIIASSTPRENIWVVGARGQEDSMFIEPIFKHQWDGRAFNEKVYSKIEKKSYIAPYGDSYIKSVARRHNRKRSIKIETEYRIKYLWPNLKKWLSTFHGVASKYLKRYLSFFIIMNLDKVLDYMNLIYDRLFEGNRFIKIDEIRIINSLF; encoded by the coding sequence TTGCTACAGCATGATGTTCAATTGAAAAAGTTTGATCTGCATACTAACAAGATGCTAAAAAGAGATTTTTATAAAGATAGAGTTGTAGAAGTCTGCCCAATTTGTGAATCAACTTGGTATATTAAATATGGTTTTTATAATGGAATTCAAAGATACAAATGCAAAGTGTGTGAAAAAACCTTTTCGCGTACAACTAATTCATTGTGGAGTTATTCAAAAAAGAATGCTAGAACCTGGCTAGAATTTACTGAATTAATGACAGAAAATAAGACTTTAAAATTCTGCGCAGAGAAGCTAAATATAAGTATTGGCACAGCCTTTTATTGGAGACATAAAATACTTCAAGCGTTAAGTCTAGATTCCACTCCAGATAGTTTATCAGGAGTTGTACATGTAGGAAAGGTTATTTTAAAAGAGAATTTTAAAGGGTGTAGAAATGCAGAAATAATTGCTTCATCAACTCCAAGAGAAAACATTTGGGTTGTTGGTGCAAGAGGACAAGAAGACTCTATGTTTATAGAACCAATATTTAAGCATCAATGGGATGGAAGAGCTTTCAATGAGAAAGTTTATTCTAAAATAGAAAAGAAATCATACATTGCTCCTTATGGAGACAGTTATATAAAATCAGTAGCAAGAAGACATAATAGAAAAAGATCCATTAAAATAGAGACCGAGTATAGAATAAAATATCTTTGGCCAAATTTGAAAAAGTGGCTATCAACCTTTCATGGGGTGGCCTCAAAGTATCTAAAAAGATACCTTAGTTTCTTTATAATTATGAACTTGGATAAGGTGCTCGATTACATGAACTTGATATATGATAGATTATTTGAAGGAAATAGATTTATAAAAATTGATGAAATAAGAATTATAAATTCACTTTTTTAA
- a CDS encoding MFS transporter, producing MSKLTLKEKISYGLGDFGNGFMFDLGQAYLLKFYTDVCGIASVAAGGIFLFTKVFDAFMDPIAGIAIDSRKNIGKNGRFKPVMFVSSILLAILTVITFTTPMGASAHQKLIYGYATYMIWGLLYSFTNVPYGSLASVMTQDVQDRANLASFRQAGSVSALLITGVVFMPIVTSFSNTKIGFPIAAGIMSLIGVISFFITFKNTKEVVEVKRTAEKIKPKDFATAVFTNKPLLTLILMTVFSISAYNIKTAMMVYFCQYYLGNAALLARTNFFTIGSSIIAILFIPTLVKKLGKKRTAILGFSMAFIADGLNFILPVHIVPFTILMAISFIGIALPNGVTWAFVSDVIDYGEWHTGERREGITYSAFNFSRKIAQAIAGSLSGFGLALIGYVPNVRQSAQTLLGMKGLLMLYPCIALIIAAIVLGVLYGLSDKKYKEIVTDLQAGKYESSRA from the coding sequence ATGAGTAAATTAACGTTGAAAGAAAAGATTTCATACGGTCTAGGCGATTTTGGTAATGGGTTCATGTTCGACTTAGGTCAAGCGTACTTACTAAAGTTCTACACAGACGTTTGTGGAATCGCATCAGTAGCGGCAGGAGGAATATTCTTATTCACAAAAGTATTTGATGCATTCATGGATCCAATAGCAGGTATAGCAATAGATTCAAGAAAGAATATAGGTAAAAATGGAAGATTTAAACCGGTAATGTTCGTATCAAGTATACTACTTGCAATACTTACTGTAATAACATTTACAACACCAATGGGGGCATCGGCTCATCAGAAATTAATATATGGATACGCTACATACATGATATGGGGACTTCTATATTCATTTACTAACGTTCCTTACGGTTCATTAGCTTCAGTTATGACTCAAGATGTTCAGGATAGAGCTAATCTAGCTTCCTTTAGACAAGCGGGTTCAGTTTCAGCGCTATTAATCACCGGTGTAGTATTTATGCCAATAGTAACATCTTTTTCTAACACAAAAATAGGTTTTCCAATAGCAGCAGGTATAATGTCTTTAATAGGTGTAATATCTTTCTTCATAACTTTCAAGAATACAAAAGAAGTTGTAGAAGTTAAGAGAACAGCTGAAAAGATAAAGCCAAAGGATTTTGCAACAGCTGTATTTACAAACAAACCATTACTTACTTTAATACTTATGACTGTATTCTCAATATCAGCTTACAACATTAAGACAGCAATGATGGTATACTTCTGTCAATATTATCTTGGTAATGCCGCACTTTTAGCTAGAACAAACTTCTTTACAATAGGTAGTTCAATAATTGCAATACTTTTCATACCTACTTTAGTAAAGAAATTAGGAAAGAAGAGAACAGCAATACTAGGATTCTCAATGGCTTTCATAGCTGATGGATTAAACTTTATACTACCAGTTCATATAGTTCCATTTACAATACTTATGGCTATATCATTTATCGGGATTGCATTACCAAACGGTGTTACATGGGCATTCGTTTCAGACGTTATCGACTATGGTGAATGGCATACAGGTGAAAGAAGAGAAGGTATAACTTATTCAGCATTTAACTTCTCAAGAAAGATAGCTCAAGCAATAGCAGGATCTCTTTCAGGATTTGGATTAGCATTAATAGGATATGTTCCAAACGTAAGACAATCAGCTCAAACATTATTAGGAATGAAGGGATTATTAATGTTATATCCTTGTATAGCTTTAATAATAGCTGCAATAGTACTTGGAGTATTGTACGGATTATCAGATAAGAAGTACAAAGAAATCGTTACTGATCTTCAAGCTGGAAAGTACGAATCAAGCAGAGCATAA
- the uxaC gene encoding glucuronate isomerase — protein sequence MKKFMDENFLLSNETAVKLFHDYSKSMPIIDYHCHLNPKEIYENKRFKNITEVWLYGDHYKWRAMRSNGIDENTITGDASDYDKFLAWAKTLQVAIGNPLYHWTHLELQRFFGIYEPLTEKTAPQIWNKANEILNAGDFSARDLIKKSNVEAICTTDDPVDSLEYHIKLKEIKDFDVKVLPTFRPDKGIEINRATFLPWVKKLEEVSGKQIADYEAFLQAFESRVEFFHSVGCRVSDHALDTVVYADSTKEEAAEIFAKALKGEAVSFEEEKKYKTFTLGFVAKIYHKLGWAMQLHIGALRNNNTRMFNKLGADTGFDSINDGQVAEALSRFLDSLNREDLLPKTILYTLNPKDNYVLGTMLGNFQGGGIPGKIQFGSGWWFNDSIDGMTQQMKALANLGLLSRFVGMLTDSRSFLSYPRHEYFRRIVCNLIGEWVENGEVPDNIELLGSIVQDISYRNAREYFNL from the coding sequence ATGAAAAAATTTATGGATGAGAATTTTCTATTATCAAATGAAACAGCGGTAAAATTATTCCATGATTATTCAAAAAGTATGCCAATCATTGACTATCACTGCCATTTAAATCCTAAGGAAATTTATGAGAATAAAAGATTTAAAAATATAACTGAAGTTTGGTTATACGGGGATCATTACAAGTGGAGAGCAATGAGAAGTAATGGAATAGATGAAAATACTATAACTGGAGATGCAAGTGACTATGATAAATTTTTAGCATGGGCAAAGACACTGCAAGTTGCTATAGGAAATCCACTTTATCATTGGACGCATTTAGAGCTTCAAAGATTCTTTGGAATCTATGAACCTCTAACTGAGAAAACTGCTCCTCAAATATGGAACAAGGCTAATGAGATACTAAATGCAGGTGATTTCTCAGCAAGAGATTTAATTAAAAAGTCTAATGTAGAAGCAATATGTACAACTGATGATCCAGTTGATTCACTTGAGTATCATATAAAACTTAAAGAAATTAAAGACTTTGATGTAAAAGTTTTACCAACTTTTAGACCAGACAAAGGAATCGAAATAAATAGAGCTACATTCTTACCATGGGTTAAGAAGTTAGAAGAAGTATCAGGCAAACAAATAGCTGATTATGAAGCATTCTTACAAGCTTTTGAATCAAGAGTTGAATTCTTCCACTCAGTTGGATGTAGAGTATCAGATCATGCTTTAGATACAGTAGTATATGCAGATTCTACTAAAGAAGAAGCAGCAGAAATATTTGCAAAAGCATTAAAAGGTGAAGCTGTTAGTTTTGAAGAAGAAAAGAAGTATAAAACATTCACTTTAGGTTTTGTAGCAAAGATTTATCATAAGCTAGGATGGGCAATGCAACTTCATATCGGAGCTCTTAGAAATAATAACACAAGAATGTTTAATAAATTAGGAGCAGATACCGGATTTGATTCAATCAATGATGGACAAGTAGCAGAAGCACTTTCAAGATTCTTAGATTCATTAAATAGAGAAGATTTACTTCCAAAGACTATATTATATACATTAAATCCAAAAGATAATTATGTTCTTGGAACAATGCTTGGAAACTTCCAAGGAGGCGGAATACCAGGAAAGATACAATTTGGTTCAGGCTGGTGGTTTAATGATAGTATAGATGGAATGACTCAACAAATGAAAGCATTAGCTAATTTAGGGCTTTTAAGTAGATTTGTCGGAATGCTTACAGATTCAAGAAGTTTCTTATCATACCCGAGACATGAGTATTTCAGAAGAATAGTATGCAATCTTATTGGTGAATGGGTTGAAAATGGAGAAGTTCCAGATAATATAGAACTTTTAGGAAGCATAGTTCAAGATATATCATATAGAAATGCTAGAGAGTATTTTAACTTATAG